GACATCGACGAAACCAACACCTTTGGCAAGCCACTGGGATATGGCTTGACGTGACAACCCTGCCCGTCGCGCGAGATCGCTTTGACTTAGGCCAGCGGCTGCGGCAAACAGCATGAGATTTGCTATTTCCATATATATATATATATATATATATATATATGG
Above is a genomic segment from Deltaproteobacteria bacterium containing:
- a CDS encoding helix-turn-helix transcriptional regulator produces the protein PYIYIYIYIYMEIANLMLFAAAAGLSQSDLARRAGLSRQAISQWLAKGVGFVDVKSSHIKKLALALGISTDDLVMPLPAFGACLPIPN